In the Acidobacteriota bacterium genome, GTCGCTTTCCGCTGGCTCAAGCTCTTCTCCGGCACCGTCGCCATCGTCTCCACCGGTTTCATCGTCTTCATCATGTTCACCTGGCCGTTCATCGACCGCTGGTTCCGCCGGAAAACCCGCTTTGCGGAAGCCAGCGTATGGATCGGCATCGTAGGAGCGTTGCTGATCATCGCACTGACGGTCTGGGAAGCGTTGGTGGCCCATTGAGCGCGACGACCGATAGCTCAGTGACCCCCTCGCCCCGCCCCCGGCAGATCATCCCAGAGGAGCCCGCATGACCCTCGAGCAAAAGCGCATCGTCATCGCCGTCCTGGCCTTCTTGTTTCTGGCCTCGCTGATCCTGGTGCAGAAGCTCGAGGTCAGCCGGCGGGCCCAGGAGGCCGGGCTGGAGGCGCATCCCGTCGCGGTGCCCGCCAACTCCAAGGCCTGTGTCGACTGCCACGTGCAGAGCAATCCGGGGATCATCGCCCACTGGAAGGGCAGCACCCACGCCGCCTCCGGCGTCGGCTGCGTCGAGTGCCATGCGGCGGAGCAGGACGACGCCGACGTCTTCACCCATTACGGCGCCGCCATCGCCACGGTGGTGACACCACGGGACTGCAGCCGCTGTCACCGCGAGGTGGCGGAGGAGTTCGAGCGCAGCCACCACGCCGCCGGCGGCAACATCCTGGCCTCGCTGGACAACTTCCTGGCGGAAACGGTAGAGGGAGCCCGACAGCCCTTCAACCCCCACTCGCCGACCCCCGGCAAGGCGGTGGACATGGTCAACGGCACCGCCAGCGCATTCTCCGGGTGTCAGCAGTGCCACGGCTCCAAGATCGCCCTGCTAGGCACCGACGGCGCCATGATCACCGTCGACGATCTGCAGCCCGACGCCAACGGCAAGCCCACCAATCAGGAAGCGGTGGCGCGCATCGTCAAGGACGACCGCGGCCGGCCCCTCTTCCATTCGGGCACCTGGCCCAACACCGGCATCGGTCGCCTCAACCTGGACGGTTCCCGGGGCTCCTGCAGCGCCTGCCACAGCCGTCACGACTTCTCTCCCCGCCGCGCCCGGCAGCCGGAGAATTGCGGCAAATGCCACCTCGGGCCGGACCATCCCCAAAAGGAGATCTTCGAAGAGTCGAAGCACGGTGTCGCCTACCGCGACCTGCGGGACGAGATGGATCTGGACGGCGAGAGCTGGGTGCTCGGGGAGGATTACTCCCAGGCTCCCACCTGCGCCACGTGTCATATGTCCGGCCACAGTCGCAACGGCGGCAAGATCACCCACGATCCCGGTGAGCGCATCTCCTGGACCAACCGGCCGCCGGTGAGTCTGGTGATGGACACGGACATCAACGGCGACATCGTCAAGGCCATCGATCCGACGGAGCGGCGGGCCCTCATCGTCGACACCGCCGAGGCCAAGCGCACGCGCATGAAGGAAGTGTGCTCCCACTGCCACACCCCGGACTACGTCAACTCCTTCTACCGGCAGTACGACGACCTGGTGATCCTCTACAACGAGAAATTCGCCAAGCCCGGCCAGGCCATCATCGCCGCCCTGCGGGACGAAGGCCTGATCACGCCGACCCAATTCGACGAAGAGATCGAGTGGATCTGGTTCTACCTCTGGCACCACGAGGGCCGCCGCGCCCGCCATGGCGCCTCCATGATGGCGCCGGATTACACCCATTGGCACGGCATGTTCGAGGTCGCGGAACGCTTCTATATGGAGCTCATCCCCGCCGCCCGGGAGCTCGTGGACCACGGCCGGGAGGAGGGCAACCGCGCCGGTGCCCGCCGGGTGGAAGAGGTGGTGGACGAGATCCTGGCGCGCCCGGAGCACGAGTGGTTCGAGCAGGGTGCGGCGGAGGAGATGGCCGCCATCCGCAAGGCCATGGAGGAGCGCTACGGACAGGGAGGAGAGAAACCATGAGCCAGGACCGCAAGCTTTCCGCCGGCCTCGACCGGCGGACCTTCTTCAAGATACTAGGAACCGGCGGCACCGCCGTCGCATTCTCCTGCGGCGACCGGGAAAAGGCCGAGCGCCTAGCGGAAGACGACACCGCCGTCCGCGACGCCGACCTGAGCTGGGGCAAGGCCCCCTGCCGCTTCTGCGGCACCGGCTGTGGCGTCGAGGTGGGAGTCCAAGAAGGCCGCGTGATGGCGGTACGGGGAGACGCGGCGAGCCCGGTGAACCGGGGCCTGCTGTGCGTCAAGGGCTACCACCTGCCGGCCTTCCTCTACGGTGAGGATCGTCTGACCCGCCCTCTGCGCCGGCACCCCGATGGCCGGGAAGAGCACATCTCCTGGGACGAGGCCCTGGACCTCATCGCCGCCGAGTACAGCAAGGCCTTAGAAGAAAAGGGACCCGAGGGGGTCGGAGTCTACGGCTCCGGTCAGTGGACGGTCTTCGACGGCTACACCGCCCTCAAATGGGTCAAGGGCGGCATGCGCTCGAACAACCTGGATCCCAACGCCCGGCTGTGCATGGCCAGCGCCGTCGCCGGCTTCATGACCCAATTCCAATCCGACGAGCCCATGGGCTGCTACGAGGACTTCGAGGCCGGCGACGACTTCGTGCTGTGGGGCAACAACATGGCGGAAATGCACCCGGTGCTCTACAGTCGCATCCTGGAGCACAAACGCCTCGACCCCAACGTGCGTATCGTCGACATCGGCACCCGGCGCACTCCCACCACCGAATACGCCGACCTCTACGTGGAGATCCGCCCCGGCAGCGACCTGGCCCTGGCCAACGGCCTTCTGCACCTGCTGGTGGAAAACGGCCGAGTCAACCGGAGCTTCGTGGACGAGAACGTGGTCTTCCGCCGCGGCATCGAGGACCTGGAGGAGATCGGCTACGGCTGCTACGGCGAGCAGGCGGAACGCTACACCTTCAAGGACCAGCCGCAGGAGAGCTCCCTGGCGGAGCTCCGCTCTTTCCTCCAGGACTATCGCCCTGCGCGGGTAGCGGAGCTCACCGGCGTGCCGGAGCCGCAGATCCACGCTCTCGCGGAGCTCTACGGCGATCCCCGCCGGGGCACCGTCAGCCTGTGGTGCATGGGGGTCAACCAGCACACCCGCGGCACCTGGATGAACAACCTGATCACCGATCTGCACCTGATCACCGGCAAGATCGGCCGCCCCGGCGCCAACCCCCTGAGCCTCACCGGCCAGCCCTCCGCCTGCGGCACCGCCCGGGAGGTGGGAACCCTCGCCAACCGGCTACCCGCCGACATGGTGGTGACCAAGGAGGAGCACCGGCAGAAGGCCGAGGAGATCTGGGGGCTGGAGCCGGGAACCATCAACCCCAAGCCCGGGTACCACGCGGTGGATATGTTCCGTGCCTTCCAGCGCGGTGACCTCCAGGCCCTGTGGGTCCAGACCACCAACCCGTGGGTCAGCCTGCCGAACCTGCACCGCTTCGAGCGGCGCCCCGGGGACGGGCGCTTCCTGGTGGTTTCGGACATCTACCCCACCCCCACCACCGCCGCCGCCGACCTGGTGCTCCCCGCCGCCGCCTGGGTTGAGCGGGAAGGAGTCTTCGGCAACACCGAGCGGCGCACCCAGCAGTGGAACCAGTTGGTGCCCCCTCCCGGCGAGGCCAAGGAGGACGCCTGGCAGATGATCCAGGTGGCCCAGCGCATGGGAATGGAGCACCTCTTCCCCTGGTCCGAGGACGACTGGCACGAGCCCATGTTCGAGGAGTACCGACGCTTCACCCTGGGAGTGGGCAAGGATCTGGCCAGCTACCAGCAACTGAAGGAAACCCGCGGGCTGCGCTGGCCGGTGGTGGACGGCAAGGAAACCCCCTACCGCTACACCGCCGGCTACGACCCGTATGTGAAGAAAGATTCCGGCGTCCACTTCTACAAGGCCAAAGGCTATGGCGAGAAGGCCGCCTTCTGGCTGCGCCCCTACCACCCGCCGGCGGAAGTGCCCGACGACGAGTACCCCTTCTGGCTCAGCACCGGCCGCATCCTGGAGCATTGGCACACCGGCTCCATGACCCGGCGGGTGCGCCAGCTGCACCAGGCGGCACCGCAGGCCTACGCCGAGCTCAACCGCGCCGACGCCGCCGAGATGGGCATCCAGGGGGGCGACCGCATCCGGCTGATCAGCCGCCGCGGAGAAATGGAGCTCACCGCCCAGATCGACGGCCGCGGAAAGCCACCCCGAGGCTCGGTCTTCGTACCTTTCTTTGACGAGTCGAAGCGCATCAACGAACTAACCTTGGACGCCATGGACAACATCAGCAAGGAGCCGGACTACAAGAAGTGCGCCGTGCGGGTGGAGCGGGCGTGAGCCACGCCTCCCGAGCACGGCGGATCCCGCTGCGCAGGCCGCTCCGAGCCACAGCCCGCCGCCTCCTGGCCGCAGGCTGCTGGCTG is a window encoding:
- a CDS encoding molybdopterin-dependent oxidoreductase encodes the protein MSQDRKLSAGLDRRTFFKILGTGGTAVAFSCGDREKAERLAEDDTAVRDADLSWGKAPCRFCGTGCGVEVGVQEGRVMAVRGDAASPVNRGLLCVKGYHLPAFLYGEDRLTRPLRRHPDGREEHISWDEALDLIAAEYSKALEEKGPEGVGVYGSGQWTVFDGYTALKWVKGGMRSNNLDPNARLCMASAVAGFMTQFQSDEPMGCYEDFEAGDDFVLWGNNMAEMHPVLYSRILEHKRLDPNVRIVDIGTRRTPTTEYADLYVEIRPGSDLALANGLLHLLVENGRVNRSFVDENVVFRRGIEDLEEIGYGCYGEQAERYTFKDQPQESSLAELRSFLQDYRPARVAELTGVPEPQIHALAELYGDPRRGTVSLWCMGVNQHTRGTWMNNLITDLHLITGKIGRPGANPLSLTGQPSACGTAREVGTLANRLPADMVVTKEEHRQKAEEIWGLEPGTINPKPGYHAVDMFRAFQRGDLQALWVQTTNPWVSLPNLHRFERRPGDGRFLVVSDIYPTPTTAAADLVLPAAAWVEREGVFGNTERRTQQWNQLVPPPGEAKEDAWQMIQVAQRMGMEHLFPWSEDDWHEPMFEEYRRFTLGVGKDLASYQQLKETRGLRWPVVDGKETPYRYTAGYDPYVKKDSGVHFYKAKGYGEKAAFWLRPYHPPAEVPDDEYPFWLSTGRILEHWHTGSMTRRVRQLHQAAPQAYAELNRADAAEMGIQGGDRIRLISRRGEMELTAQIDGRGKPPRGSVFVPFFDESKRINELTLDAMDNISKEPDYKKCAVRVERA
- a CDS encoding multiheme c-type cytochrome produces the protein MTLEQKRIVIAVLAFLFLASLILVQKLEVSRRAQEAGLEAHPVAVPANSKACVDCHVQSNPGIIAHWKGSTHAASGVGCVECHAAEQDDADVFTHYGAAIATVVTPRDCSRCHREVAEEFERSHHAAGGNILASLDNFLAETVEGARQPFNPHSPTPGKAVDMVNGTASAFSGCQQCHGSKIALLGTDGAMITVDDLQPDANGKPTNQEAVARIVKDDRGRPLFHSGTWPNTGIGRLNLDGSRGSCSACHSRHDFSPRRARQPENCGKCHLGPDHPQKEIFEESKHGVAYRDLRDEMDLDGESWVLGEDYSQAPTCATCHMSGHSRNGGKITHDPGERISWTNRPPVSLVMDTDINGDIVKAIDPTERRALIVDTAEAKRTRMKEVCSHCHTPDYVNSFYRQYDDLVILYNEKFAKPGQAIIAALRDEGLITPTQFDEEIEWIWFYLWHHEGRRARHGASMMAPDYTHWHGMFEVAERFYMELIPAARELVDHGREEGNRAGARRVEEVVDEILARPEHEWFEQGAAEEMAAIRKAMEERYGQGGEKP